gcgagacgaatctattaagcctaattagtccatgatttgataatgtggtgctacagtaaacatgtgctaatgatggattaattaggcttaatagattcatctcgggaattagcctccatctgtgtaattagttttataattagctcatgtttagtcctcctaatgagTCTTCAAATATTgaatgtgacatgaattttagtccgaactaaagatccaaacacccccttttaTTGATGCATGCTGACGGATCATGTACGCATAAGCATGGCCATGGGCTCTATGTCGTGCAGGTCTTGTGCCCTGCTATGCGCTGGCTCGCGGCGGCGATCAGCCCAAACAGTTTTGACGAGCACATCAAGCAGCGATGCGTTTTCGTGAATGGAAGGTTGACAGTATGATTACGAGAGAATTCACCATTTGACACTCATATAATGAGTGGTTCTTTTTTTATCTTCaaattttcttcctttcttatttgacactgaCTTGAACTTTGGTTAACTTGGGTGAGTAACCCATGGATATTTCCACCCAATTTTACTAAACAAATGACAtccaaatcacctccaaaattcatgaaatttttttagTGTAAAACACATATATCATTTAAAATCATAAATTAAAATTCACAAAAATATGCTACCTTTAAAGATTTTGTGAATTTTTAGAGCAtaaaaacactttccaaaaaATACGTAAAAATACCCAATTTTCTAGTCGCACatttatgcaatttataaaattattatatttgACAAGTCGCAAATAAAATTTTTAAGttgttttaaaaaatattttttattaaataaaTTAGTATTTATCTATGTAAATTTTTATGAATAATAATTTATAAATTACTTCATCATGTTTTAGTGATATTGGGTATGTTTACGTATTTTTTTGCATAATCTTTAAAAGTAGCGTATTTCGATGAATTTTAGTTTAAAGattttaaatgatatatatgtgtTTTTTATAAAATGAGTTAATCTCAATCTTTTATATAACTACAAAAGGTTTCATAAATTTTAGAGGTGATTTGGGTGtcgttttttttaataaaataagTGAAAGTCTCCACATGTTACTGTTTACCCGAGTTAAAATGAACGGGAATACCAAATGAGGAATCAAACTTCAAGTCGGACGGAAGGAAAAAATTTTAAGAGCGGAACCACTCGTTCATTGTACAGTGTCAAATAGAAATTGTCTCCCCGTAAAACCGCGAGTAACACTGGcagacaggtgggccccacatTTAACTCCGCCCGTGTTCCCCCACTTCCTCGAAACCCACCGCAGAACCCCCTCGTCTGCCGagttcaaaatttgaatctgGAGCCGTTCGTCTCCTCCTCCGTGCACCCGGTCCATACACCAAAGCTAACTGACGACCATGCTGAACGAAAGGTCCTGGTGCCACCGGTTCATGGACCGGGTGCGCGATTCCTCCCGTTCCTTGTCTCCGGGCGCTCCCCTTTTCTCTGCTCCCCCATTCCGTTCTGCTTCCCAAACAAAACCCAAAGAAATCGGAATGGGGAGGAAGGCGCAGAggaaggagatggcggcggaggcggtgtcgtacgaggagcagcggcggaggcaggTGGAGGCGAACAAGCGCAAGCTCGAGGAGCTCCAGCTCCAccacctctccgccgccgtcagAGAAGCCGCCGTCAAGCCCTCGCCGGTGGGTTCCAATTGCTTGGCCAATAGCCCGGCTATTTCTTGTGTGGATCTATCTTCCTTTTTTCTAGGTTTACGTTATCCCAATCGGCGTTTCTGCAGGCCAAGAAGCGGAAGGCGCGGGTGCCGCgggacgccgccgcggagccgcTCCGGCGGTCCGGCCGGGTCGCCAACCTCCCCGATAAGCCCAAGTACCGCGAGGTAGGTGTCCAAGAATCATACGCTCGACCAAAGATTTCACCTTTTCCCCTTCCCTTTGCGAGTAAATCACGGCAGTGAGATCAAGAACTCGTCTTTGATGTGTTTTTGTGCGTGTGCAGGAGGTTCTGGATTTCGGGAGAAAGGTTAGGAGGTACGCGCATGGATTCCTCCTCCCCAATCTGGCGATCCGTCCATGATGATTCGTGCCAGCAGTAGAAACCTTGATTTGTTTGCTGTTGTTCTTGAGCGGCAGGACGTACAGCTCGGGGAGGAAGGATCTGGACAACCGGGTGTACGCGACCGACGAGGAGAGGACCCACGCCATCACGAAGGCCGAGGAGCTGGAGGAAGAGCTGGGCTCTCGCTTCCCTATCTTTGTGAAGCCCATGACCCAGTCCCATGTCACCGGAGGCTTCTGGCTGGTAATAATTAATAAAGTAGCGGAAGCTCCGATCTGATGCGTGCCGATCATGTGCTGCTGTCAATTCGACTATCATTCATCTCCCAAGAGGTTGATTCTTGTTTGATGGGCTGGTGAAATTGCAGGGCCTCCCAACGCCGTTCTGCCGGAAGCACCTGCCGAAGCGTGACGAGACCATCACGCTggtggatgaggaggatgacgagTCTGACACGCTCTACCTCGccaggaagatgggcctcagtGCCGGATGGAGAGGTTTCTCCATTGAGCACAAGCTGGTTGATGGAGATTGCTTGATCTTCCAGTTGATCGAGCGGACAAAGTTCAAGGTGAGTGAGATTTGTTTTGCATAACAAGAATGCCTGGCTGATTGGCGACCCTTTTCATGGATGTTCCAGGGAACTTTTGCCCAATAGTTGTTCACAGGGAACTTTTGCCCAATAGTTGTTCAACCCAAGTATCCAAGTACAAGTAGACAAGTAGTGATGTGAATACTTGTTGCAATTGTGTTACATAAATTTCTGCAGATTGCTTATGCCACATATCTGAATTTCTGTATAGAGCCACTTGACATATCTACTTTCTTCTTAACTATAATTGAAATTTATGGAATCAAGATTATTTAGAAAGGAATAAAAATGTAGCTTGTTTCAAACTTGCTCTATTTGCAGAAAATAATGCACATTTGCGCAAAATTTGTCTAATTGAAAATGGGCCAAAGTTATGTGGTTATTGTCAGATGTTCTCATGGCCTGCTATCTGTAATGTTGTGCCAGTACCATTGGATTGAGTCCTTAAGAACTAACTAGGAGAAATCTATATATTTTACAGCTGACTGAGCAAAGTTATGCAAATGGTGCAGGTCTACATAATTAGAGCACGTTCCTACTACAAAAATGAGGACTGATGAAACTAGTAGCTTCTAATATGGTGGTTGGAGCTCAGGTAAAATGGGACCTTTGTTGTTTGCGATGATTGAGTGAGTGTTTCATACCAAGAGATTTTGGCCAATTCT
The genomic region above belongs to Setaria italica strain Yugu1 chromosome VI, Setaria_italica_v2.0, whole genome shotgun sequence and contains:
- the LOC101778694 gene encoding B3 domain-containing protein Os06g0194400, translating into MGRKAQRKEMAAEAVSYEEQRRRQVEANKRKLEELQLHHLSAAVREAAVKPSPAKKRKARVPRDAAAEPLRRSGRVANLPDKPKYREEVLDFGRKVRRTYSSGRKDLDNRVYATDEERTHAITKAEELEEELGSRFPIFVKPMTQSHVTGGFWLGLPTPFCRKHLPKRDETITLVDEEDDESDTLYLARKMGLSAGWRGFSIEHKLVDGDCLIFQLIERTKFKVYIIRARSYYKNED